One segment of Triticum aestivum cultivar Chinese Spring chromosome 2A, IWGSC CS RefSeq v2.1, whole genome shotgun sequence DNA contains the following:
- the LOC123185740 gene encoding two-component response regulator ORR5 produces MASFKGLVGEGSAALPHVLAVDDSSVDRAVISGILRSSKFRVTAVDSGKRALELLGSEANVSMIITDYWMPEMTGYELLKKVKGSSKLREIPVVIMSSENVPTRINRCLEEGAEDFLLKPVQPSDVSRLCSRVLR; encoded by the exons ATGGCGAGCTTCAAGGGCCTTGTCGGCGAGGGGAGCGCGGCGCTGCCGCACGTCCTCGCCGTGGACGACAGCTCGGTCGACCGCGCCGTCATCTCCGGCATCCTCCGGAGCTCCAAGTTCCGCG TGACCGCCGTGGACAGCGGGAAGAGGGCCCTGGAGCTTCTTGGCTCC GAGGCCAATGTGAGCATGATAATCACCGACTACTGGATGCCGGAGATGACGGGCTACGAGCTCCTCAAGAAGGTCAAG GGGTCGTCCAAGCTGAGGGAGATCCCCGTGGTGATCATGTCCTCGGAGAACGTGCCTACAAGGATCAACAG GTGCCTGGAGGAGGGAGCCGAGGATTTCCTGCTGAAGCCCGTCCAGCCGTCCGACGTGTCGCGCCTCTGCAGCCGCGTCCTCCGCTGA